The nucleotide window ACTGAAGGCATTCCAGGCCTAGCATCACCAAAGGCCCCTCCTaatcctggaggagggagtggtggTCCAAAGGCATTTGACCCACCAAAATTACCAGGAAAGTTAAATGGAGGCCCACTGTTGGCCTCCTTAGATCCTACAGCCAAGAAGGCATGCTCTTCACCTCCTGCACTAGGCATTCCCGCACCGGGCATTCCCACACCAGGCATTCCCGCAGCAGGCATTCCTGCACTGGGAATTCCTGCATTAGGCATTCCTGCAGCAGGCATTCCCGCATTGGGCATTCCCGCAGCAGGTATTCCTGCATTGGGCATTCCCGCATTAGGCAGTCCCGCACTGGGCATTCCTGAACTGGGCAATCCCGCATTGGGCATTCCCACATTGGGAATTCCTGGAACTGCAGGATTACCTGGCACAGACATCTTTAACCCCTTTTTTCCTTGGGCAGGAGGATTTTTCTCAATCTCTCTCATATCTTCTAAAGTAACTACATGAACAAAAGCTTCTCTCCCATTAAGTTTTTTACGGTGTAAGCGTTCAGACTTACGtgcatcatcttcatttttaaactgaACCAATGCCTGTCCTAGACCTTGCCCATTGTTATCAACAAGAACATGTACAGCATTTTCATCCACTGGGATTCCTTCTAGGAACTGAAGAACATCCATCTTGGTAATGCTGAAGGGAATATTTGTTATATGGGCACAGACTTTGGCAGAGGTGACATCCCCCTCCGGATTTAAGATCATTTCCCTCTGGTCATAGCTGAAGTTCTGCAGTCTTTTTCGAATCATATCTATCTTTTCTAGCATACCTTTCTTGGTAATTGGATGAACTTGAATAAAGCGATTACCCATGTATTGTTTATGACGACACAGAGCAGCCTTATAGTCAGCCTCATTCCTGAACTCTACGAAGCCTTCACCCGTTGCTTTCCCATTGGGTCCATAAGCAATATAAATACTATCTTCCACAAtatccaactttttaaaaaaatcaatgacatgtttgttttctgcttCAAATGGCAGCCCTTTCAAGTAAACACAAAAACCAGCCTCATGTGGTGATCTTGACCTTGACCTTTTCTGCCCACTGGGCGATTTTGACCTGGGAAGTGGCTGAGGAGGGGGATGGGTTTGTCCAGAAGGTCCTATACTTTGCTTAAAAGTGATATGGCCTCCAGCAGCTACCCACTGTCTCTCTGTGGCAGGACTAACTTCCACATAGCGTTGAATCATCAGCATTCTGTTTCGTTTCAAAGCTTCAAATGTATCTTGAGGGGAGAGAAACTTAACCAATCCATTCCCATTATTTCGACCTACATGATCTTTCAACAAATGCACCGCATCAACACGGAGCCCATGGAAAAAATCTCGGACATCATTTTCCATTGCAGAAAAGGGCATTCCATGCACACTGACATACAGATCATCAGGGTTGATGGGAAGTGGTTTCACACTGCTTTGCGAGTTCATCTGGACAGGGTTAACAGGATTCAATGGACCCAGAAACACAGGGTTCAGGTTATTGTTCAGATTCACAGGTGCTCCAGAGCCATTCATTCCAGCAGGTAGAGGTGCCACAGGTGGTGGGTTCAAAGGTGGCATGCCTGACATGGGTGGCAGTGGGGTCATGGGTGGCACAGAAGGGACTGGGGGAATTGGGGGCACAGGAGGCACAGGAGGCATTGTAGGTACCGGAGGAGGAACTGGAATTGGGGGAATAGACGGCATTGGCGGCAAAGATGGCATCGCTGGGATTGGAGGAATTGGTGGAGGTGGGACTGTGTTCATCGGAGAGGCTGTGCTCGGAACAGTTGAGCTAAACGTTGGGCTCCCAAAGGAAGCCCCCATATTTGGAGGAGCCGTTCCTATGCTGGCTGTGGAAAATGTCTGTATGTTTTTGCTGCTTTCATGAACAGAAGTGGTGGCAGTAACTACACTGGGTGAAGGATTATTAAAGTTGGGTACTGTTGTAGGCAAGTTCACCCTGCCACTCATTCCTGAGCTAGGTGGCGGTCCTGATCTACTAGCATTTGCCGGTGGTATATCTAGGTTGGCAGTTTCAAAACGCCTACGACTCAGTTCAATCATATTCTGCATTTCCGTTTTACTACTCAACAACAGTGTTACTTTTGACCCTTTAATTGTACCACCTGTGCGCATCATACCAAGCCTTGCATCTTCATCAGTGGCAAAAACGATGAAAGCCTCACCCAGTTCACCCCCTACAATATGCACGCCCCCATCAGGAATGGTCAATCCAGAGAAGAAGTGGCGAATGTCCATGGTCCCCGCCACAATTGGGAGACCTTGCAAACGGATGACCACAGCCATGCTGCGCTGAAACCACACACACCTGCAGATGAGAAAAGGCAACGGCCAGGTCAGACTCCTGTTTATCACACCAAGTTTTCAGCTATAAGAATGACCAGCTACCGTATTAGGCCCTCAAGTAGTCCCTTAAACTATCACAAgcaatgtcattttttaaaatgtggatattCTAAAAACTGGGTACTATATGCCATTTACAATGTAAAACCCAATTTCAACGTCCAAAAGACATTAATTCTGAAAACAATTAAAAGTTCAAGACTCAAAAGTTTCAGGGGAAAAAACCACCAAAGGACAATAAAATCACCAATTATTTCATCAGTCTGGCCACTAATTATTCAAtaagatttaaaagaaatgtgcATGTCAAATCAGGAAACAAAGTTTATCTACAGGGGAAAAGATACAAAGAATGTGTCAAAGGTAATAGTTAAAACTGGCTCAGAATCTTCCTTATAAACTTAATAACTTTGTAGAACTATTGTAAAATTATTCTATATGGCTTGATCTCATAACAATGAATTTCAAATAACACTAAAGCAGATTCAAGTCTCAAATAAGTGGTTCCATATTTCACCCTAGGATgaaacaatttattaaaaaaatatttttattaaaaaaatgatacatggGATTATGCATTACATATAAGGTTAACACATACTAAGTATCCCAAAGAAATACTGAATAAAATAGCCAAAATGTTAGATATCTGAAGTCATCACTCCAAAAAGTAGAACCTGGTTACAGCGCCATTCAACATGGCTGTTCCAGTTAAAACTCAGGTCCAAGGACTCATTCTCAAACCCTCATTTAATAAGGTCTTGTCTATCCCACAGAGAGGGCTGATAATGAAAAAgagctattttttgtttttgaactaGTGAATGAACTTTATTCAGTGATTGTGACCCAACATAACTCCTATGGTATTTCTGGGTGCTCACTCATCTCCATAGATAATGTCCATTTTGatataatcaaaaagaaaaatttctcccagacttaaataaaatttcagtatttCAGTTCGTATAGTTTCTAAGAATAAGTGCAAAAGCAGCCATTTGTAAAGTGATCCAAAACAAATTCTTGGggctgaaaaaatatattaatttgaaatttatGTGGTCAACAACATAGGATGTTTTCCAAGCCATTTTAAAAATCGACTTTGAAACATAAATCTATTAAACTGGCTCTGTGATCTTAGGAAAATGATAAATTATGTGAGCTGTGGCTTCATCACTTCTCAAATAAGAACAAAGAAGAGCAAAGTTTCCTGCTGCAAGTTCTAAGGATACTAACTCCATGAAAGCAGCTTTCCAATGTCAAATATTACATGAATACTAATTTGAGGCAACAAAATCtgcaattatatctcaatattaCGACTGCTGTACACAAGAGAAATACATTGTTTGGCTTTCAGACGCTTTTCTCACACAcacctacacaaaaataaaagccaCTTTCAAATTTAACCTAGAAAGATGGATTggcaaacacaaaataaaaccatataGAACACTAGAAATCTGAAAAGAGGGGGAAGCTTTTCATTTTTGGTCGAAAGGATCAGTAAGAAAAATTAATACTAAACACATCACACTGATAGACTCTTTTGCCCTTATTTACTATTTAGCAGTCTCTAAGAAGTTCATCAAGAAGGTTCTGATTCATTAAATCAAATTCTCGTTCCTTACTAATTCTAAAAGATTGGCTATACAGCAAAGCTAAGACAATAATCCATTCAACTTCAAAAATCACTTAATCACTAATTGGGGGAAACATCTTGGGTAATCTAAATCCCCAAAActtgagagagagacaaagagtaTGTTAGTTTGCATTAGGACAGTAAGATGAGAATTTTAATATGTCCCAAGAATTAAACACAGGGCTAAAGTGACATACACAGTTAAGTCTTCAAACCATCTGCCGCTGAGAGAGGGGATTTAGTCAAAGTCTGTACAAGGTACATACGAAAACATGATATTGAAGGTCTGCCCAGATTACCATCTAGAAAAGGGCTGAGTAAACCAAAGTAGCGCACAAGATTTATTCATACAGCCATCCAAAAAGGGAGAAGGTTTTAGGTTCtgaaaaaacatgaaataaaatctgCTATTCTGCTACAAAGTACCTGTCTGACAGATGAGTCATTTCAATCTATCTTGCTTGAGCATATCCTAGTTATTTAACAAGAGGGTCAGATTCCAATCAATAAGGTTCCATCTAAAGTCAATTTGTATTCTAAAACATATGACATATATACTTCTACCATTTTCTCTACCTATTCcacaaaggaatattaaaaaaaccatACCAATAATAAGCACCTCTATTTGTAGGTGGTCTAAAATGATACCGAGGAAAGAAAACAGCGACTTACTTCCTAATAATGAGGAATTCAGCAGGAGAAATGCATCCATAGGAAACTGACTCCCAAAGGAATCAACAATGTTCAAGACACCCATCCACCCCAAAACCATCCCTCAAATAAgcttgtttaaaaacaaagaataaaaaacagttattatatgtattttcatgttatttaataagctatctcattttattttgtataaaaacAAACCCTCTATTCAAATTCTCTTACCTGATAAAACAAGAGATGTATTTTCTTAACAAGAAGTAGAGGTCAAGTCAATCCTGTGGGCAACCAATTAAAACCAACTTTTAGACTGCAATAGAGAATAAATGGAGGCAAAaatcaatgcaggaaacacaaaaatacgCACAGGCCACACTGAACTGTATATTACGAAGGCGAGTATGAAACCACTGGAGTACATCTTTATGaagtattagaaaaaaatatagatacCAAAATCCcacatgtttattatttattatttggtattgctttcaaatgctttctctcaaaatattatatatttacacacatcaAGAATGTGTCATAAATTAGCCCAAGAAGAATGAATCAATTGAAAACTAAAACAGTCACAAAGCTCAACTTCACATCTGGTAATTGCTTTAATCACTTGATGATTAAACCAGTCCAGAAAATTCCATAACACAAGTCCAACTGCAATCTATCTCCTCAGATTCCCATCAAATTTTTACAAAAAAGCACAAATTCACAAAGTAACAGTTACTGGACAAATTAAGTCATCAACTCAAGCGTATTCATGGAAATTACTGCCGTTACTCTTTCAAGATATTTTCCTTTGCACCAAAATAGCaatcaaacaacaaaaaaacacaaatgaagtaAAAGTTCTGGCTGTAGGAGTAATTCCTAGTTAAAACCACCAGAGTTCAAAATATTAAGGGAAAGTTTTTTTCTTCTAACATACCAAACTTGTCCCAagaaacttgttaaaaaaaaaaaatccagcatatTAAGAGTACTTCCAAAGTAAAAACACATCACTCATCTTTCACTGCAATTTCTCCCAAACTGGTGAAGTTATGAACAATTCACAAGCAATTTATATGACCAAACGATTAGACAACTATATTCAAGAGTAGAAGAAAATTGTCACTGTTAGGTATTAAGATTACCCACAGAAGCCTACTTAGAATGATGATGCCTATTTTTAGCTATCTGTCAAGATCAAGATACCACCACTGAGCTTAATATGCATCACTGGAAAGACATATTCAAAAGTTTCAGTGTTACTCCAAACTTTTCTGAAGAACAAGCTAAAATAAACATCAACATCCACTCAAATTACTAAAGAACACTGAGATTGTTTTGCCACAAAGTTATGCTGTATGTCATAAACAACACTTACAAAAGTCCAGAGCATTGTGTTAAATCTTTTAATAGTTGTACAATCAATACTAATTTGTGTAGAATTCTAaaactctttatttaaaaagccaCATCCAGTAGTTTAACAGGTCACAAAAGGcaatgtaaaacagaaaaaagcttGCTTTACATAAAGTTTATGTTCAAAGAAGAGCATGAATTATTGCAggttttttcccctaaatgtACAAGTTTGACTAGGGTAATTTTCTAGTTAAGCACTTGTGATGATTCCTACTGGAGATTCCAATTCAAAAGGTctggtgggggggggcggggggcggggtcaGGCCATGTGCCCTGAAGGCAAGGGAAACAAGTTCCTCAGCCTCCTCCCTTTCAGACCAGAGAAGGTAAGTAAGATACGTCCACCCACAGAGGAACAAGCTTGGTATCAGCCAGTTAAGCCCAAAGGGAACATGCTGTATCTACTCCCAAAAATGTCTACAGGGTTGCCAAAAATTACTAAACAAGGAGAAAAGTTAAAAGAACCAGCTGAATTTGACAAATCTCTAGCTGAAGTGTATGTAACATGTTGAATTTACATGTTACAAAATCAATCAAGACATAAATTGTTAATCTTCACTATTTCAGCAAAAGAGAAGCTCCACCTCATCCCATACCAAAGAAAAGTACACAGGAAGCTCAGGCTAGAAGCCAGAACTTCAGAACTCTTCGTACTACATCCTTTCCTTCAAATAGAAATCCTGAGAACTAAAGTACTTTTGTTTTCAACGTCTCACTTGGAAAGGGACTCAATGATTTAATAGAAGCATTACTGTTTAATAGAAGCATTAGGAACCTACTCATTCCTGCAGTCTAAATGTCAGCAAGCAACTAAAAGTAGGATAccaaaatgaaatattcattcCAATCACCTTAAGCTTTAATGAATTttagaaagactgaaaacaatTCTAAGCAATGAAACAATTCTAAGCAACAAAACATCTAAAATTCATGTTTTACCTTCTCATAGAGctaagggaaagagaaaatgggCTTGATTTGCCATTAAATCCACTCAtatattttagaactaaaacaAGAAGCTTGCTTTAGTATACTTTTGCACTTTATCTTGAGGATTAACTCACAGTGGCTTTGTTTCCACTTTACAAATACCAGATACATGCACAAATATTTGCTACAAAATTTTAGCATATTATTATGAGAAGACAGATTTTCTTATTTACTAGCCATTCCAAAAACTTGGAATTTCAGGATAAAATGTCTGACAACAATCTTCTTTACCAGGAAGCCAAGGCACAGATAGGAACTTGACCATTTCCACTATTCATTTGGTAATAAACATCCAAAAGTGaattttaacttggtttaatcAGTTTTTGATCACAAGAACCAGGGTACAGGTACAATCTAAGATCTTcagattcaaaagaaaacaaacataagcACCCTTTGAATGTTCACCACAAAGATGAGTAATAGAGAACCAATTACAACGGGCACCATGCTACACGCAACATAACCACATCATGGTATGcattatgaaaaagaacatagCTTCATCGACTTAATTTTGTCTCCATCCCCAAATGGATCACATTTCAGGTTCTGGGACCGGTCTTAAAACAAATTTTCTGACATTGAGGGAGATATAAACCTTTAATAGCATATTTCTCCACTTTCTCATTTATCTCCAGTCAGTATTCAAAGGCAGTGAATCAAAAAGACATTTCTAAATATGATATTTACGCTCTTGCAAAATTGCAAAAAAgactatattattttttatatcccCCCAAATGCCAACAAAGTTCATTGTCTTACTGGCTTTAGACTTCAAAGAAACAATATTTCTTCTAATCTAGCCAACCACATTCACCCTCACTACTGGTTTTAAGGCTTTAAATTTAATGAACTCTATGCAAACCAAAAGGTGTATGTGTGGTGGTAGTAAAATCTGACAAAACTATAAGTGATTTTTCTTAGTTGACCTAAAACACAACAACATTCACTTTtcccacaaatatttatcaagcacttacTGGCCAGGCAGAAGATCAGAGAAATGGAAGATAGTCACTGCGTTTTAGGCAGGGATATCTAAAAACATCTTTTGCGCAACCGTTACTGACAGTTCTTCCTATTTCatctagagaagaaaatattcaataGAAGGATGGAGTGACTATctacaaaatggaataaaaacacCATGAATACTGTCGCTGAATTTCAACACCTGGAAAACACTGGCCCACAAAATCAAGTTTCACGTCTAAAAATTGTACCAACAACCCCCAAACTCATCATGCAAAAATCAAGTCATTTGGTAtgtcaaaaaaaatgaaagaagtctGGAGTTTTCTGGAATCAGCGTATAACAATATATTCCAAGTAACTACCATGATGGTTTCTAAAGCTTCACA belongs to Bos indicus isolate NIAB-ARS_2022 breed Sahiwal x Tharparkar chromosome 13, NIAB-ARS_B.indTharparkar_mat_pri_1.0, whole genome shotgun sequence and includes:
- the CPNE1 gene encoding copine-1 isoform X1, which codes for MAVVIRLQGLPIVAGTMDIRHFFSGLTIPDGGVHIVGGELGEAFIVFATDEDARLGMMRTGGTIKGSKVTLLLSSKTEMQNMIELSRRRFETANLDIPPANASRSGPPPSSGMSGRVNLPTTVPNFNNPSPSVVTATTSVHESSKNIQTFSTASIGTAPPNMGASFGSPTFSSTVPSTASPMNTVPPPPIPPIPAMPSLPPMPSIPPIPVPPPVPTMPPVPPVPPIPPVPSVPPMTPLPPMSGMPPLNPPPVAPLPAGMNGSGAPVNLNNNLNPVFLGPLNPVNPVQMNSQSSVKPLPINPDDLYVSVHGMPFSAMENDVRDFFHGLRVDAVHLLKDHVGRNNGNGLVKFLSPQDTFEALKRNRMLMIQRYVEVSPATERQWVAAGGHITFKQSIGPSGQTHPPPQPLPRSKSPSGQKRSRSRSPHEAGFCVYLKGLPFEAENKHVIDFFKKLDIVEDSIYIAYGPNGKATGEGFVEFRNEADYKAALCRHKQYMGNRFIQVHPITKKGMLEKIDMIRKRLQNFSYDQREMILNPEGDVTSAKVCAHITNIPFSITKMDVLQFLEGIPVDENAVHVLVDNNGQGLGQALVQFKNEDDARKSERLHRKKLNGREAFVHVVTLEDMREIEKNPPAQGKKGLKMSVPGNPAVPGIPNVGMPNAGLPSSGMPSAGLPNAGMPNAGIPAAGMPNAGMPAAGMPNAGIPSAGMPAAGMPGVGMPGAGMPSAGGEEHAFLAVGSKEANSGPPFNFPGNFGGSNAFGPPLPPPGLGGAFGDARPGMPSVGNSGLPGLGLDVPGFGGGPNNLSGPGFGGGPQNFGNGPGSLGGPPGFGSGPPGLGNAPGHLSGPPAFGPGPGPGPGPIHIGGPPGFGSSSGKPGPTIIKVQNMPFTVSIDEILDFFYGYQVIPGSVCLKYNEKGMPTGEAMVAFESRDEATAAVIDLNDRPIGSRKVKLVLG
- the CPNE1 gene encoding copine-1 isoform X5 is translated as MAVVIRLQGLPIVAGTMDIRHFFSGLTIPDGGVHIVGGELGEAFIVFATDEDARLGMMRTGGTIKGSKVTLLLSSKTEMQNMIELSRRRFETANLDIPPANASRSGPPPSSGMSGRVNLPTTVPNFNNPSPSVVTATTSVHESSKNIQTFSTASIGTAPPNMGASFGSPTFSSTVPSTASPMNTVPPPPIPPIPAMPSLPPMPSIPPIPVPPPVPTMPPVPPVPPIPPVPSVPPMTPLPPMSGMPPLNPPPVAPLPAGMNGSGAPVNLNNNLNPVFLGPLNPVNPVQMNSQSSVKPLPINPDDLYVSVHGMPFSAMENDVRDFFHGLRVDAVHLLKDHVGRNNGNGLVKFLSPQDTFEALKRNRMLMIQRYVEVSPATERQWVAAGGHITFKQSIGPSGQTHPPPQPLPRSKSPSGQKRSRSRSPHEAGFCVYLKGLPFEAENKHVIDFFKKLDIVEDSIYIAYGPNGKATGEGFVEFRNEADYKAALCRHKQYMGNRFIQVHPITKKGMLEKIDMIRKRLQNFSYDQREMILNPEGDVTSAKVCAHITNIPFSITKMDVLQFLEGIPVDENAVHVLVDNNGQGLGQALVQFKNEDDARKSERLHRKKLNGREAFVHVVTLEDMREIEKNPPAQGKKGLKMSVPGNPAVPGIPNVGMPNAGLPSSGMPSAGLPNAGMPNAGIPAAGMPNAGMPAAGMPNAGIPSAGMPAAGMPGVGMPGAGMPSAGGEEHAFLAVGSKEANSGPPFNFPGNFGGSNAFGPPLPPPGLGGAFGDARPGMPSVGNSGLPGLGLDVPGFGGGPNNLSGPGFGGGPQNFGNGPGSLGGPPGFGSGPPGLGNAPGHLSGPPAFGPGPGPGPGPIHIGGPPGFGSSSGKPGPTIIKVQNMPFTVSIDEILDFFYGYQVIPGSVCLKYNEKGMPTGEAMVAFESRDEATAAVIDLNDRPIGSRKVKLMAHCVTLVQLSVSCDHLIDKDVGSKSDPLCVLLQDVGGGNWTELGRTERVQNCSSPEFSKTLQLEYHFETVQKLRFGIYDIDNKTPELGDDDFLGGAECSLGQIVSSRMLTLPLMLKPGKPAGQGTITVSAQELKDNRVVTMEVEARNLDKKDFLGKSDPFLEFFRQGDGKWHLAYRSEVIKNNLNPTWKRFSVPLQHFCGGDASTPIQVRCSDYDSDGSHDLIGTFHTSLAQLQAAPAEFECIHPEKQQKKKSYKNSGTICVKMCQVETEHSFLDYVMGGCQINFTVGVDFTGSNGDPSSPDSLHYLSPTGVNEYLTALWSVGSVVQDYDSDKLFPAFGFGAQVPPDWQVSHEFALNFNPSNPFCAGIQGIVDAYRQALPQVRLYGPTNFAPIINHVARFAAQAANQRNASQYFVLLLLTDGAVTDVEATREAVVRASYLPMSVIIVGVGCADFEAMEQLDADGGPLHTRSGEAAARDIVQFVPYRRFQNAPREALAQTVLAEVPTQLVSYFRAQGWAPFKPPPPAAKGPAQAPQA